taaataattttttcagatttcaaaattgaactaattattatttcctacattgcccttggagtaaataatgttggagtatgtgttaggggtgtttatgtgaagagatagtaaaaattaatatggtcaattttattgttaattaatattaaaaggtgAATTTCTTAATTTGTGTGAAAAcatccaaaaaatatttattgtgGACCGAATAGAGTAATTACCAATAGTATCTCTTCTTACTTTGAGGAACAATTATTGGGTGGGCTAACTATTGTACCTGAGCACCAATGTTGAGTTGCAAGAATTGTGTAATAATTGCACGGGGCGTCCTATTTAATCGTACTCATTTAATCTATACCCATTTTTTAAAAAGATTTTAAtttgtacccactttttaaacaatTTCAGGCatctttctcctcctcctcctccttcgttttcttcttctccttttcttcGGGTGACAATAATTTTATATGATggttgtgaacatattttaatgtagtttatgatgttttacaaTAGTGAGCTGTTATGACGCTTTATTTTTTGctattgcttagggtttcttcttcttctttttcttaattgcaaaataggttcattagatttattgttgttttgataaATTGATGATTGGAGTTTGTTCCTGAtaatatttggaggttatgttttaaatttgagctcatttggagtagatttaggtattaaatcgtatattgaattattatcattcgaagaacaaatttcacttcaGGCCTATTTGGCTTTAAGTGCATAAAAACGTTGATTGCACTTCAGACCCTTTggtcttaagtgcatctgaagtacaatttttcacttcagacttattagccttaagtgtagcaaaatgtttgttgtatttcagaccttttggtcttaagtgcatctgaagtgcaatttttcacttcaaacttattggccttaagtgtagcaaaacgtttgttgcacttcagaccttttggccttaagtgcatctgaagtgcaatttttcacttcagacttattggccttaagtgcatgaaattaTTGGTTACACTTcacacctatttggccttaagtgcatctgaagtgcaaattttcacttcagacttattggccttaagtgaatgaaaacgtttattgtacttcagactttttggccttaagtgcatctgaagtgcaatttttcacttcagacttattggcttTAAGTatatctgaagtgcaatttttcacttcagacttattagccttaagtgcatGGAACCATTGGTTGTaattcagacctatttggccttaagtataTTTGAAATGTAATTTTTTTACTTTAGAGTAATATTTTTTAACTTCAGACCggataagtctgaagttgatcgtaaagtgggtagGCTTGCAAACGTTTTTGCAAAGTGGATATAGGTTCAATTCTGACTTCAAAAtcgggtatagatgcaaaagccACTCCTAACTCTTGATGCAGCCGTCATCCTCTCCACCACACTCCCCTGTAGCCTTTTCTTTCTATCTAATTATAGTGCTGTCACGTTGCTCCTCTAGGTATCTTAGAACTAACAAACCCATTTTACTTACGTTTTCCAAGCGTGACTTCAAACCTGGCAGCTAAGAGAATAGGTCTTTATCTTTTAGTGAAAATTATTTTCTAAGGTTGTATAGTGTTTGGCCCAATAACTACTaagtaaataaatatttttcttcttatttcaaATAGTTAATcaatatataaataattttgaCCTATTATATTCTTCCGCACTTAAataagcgttcgtcctcgaatgagttaAAAAGTGTACCTGACATCTCAAACAACCGGGGGTACTTGCTTCGCATGTCTACTTCAGATTCCCATGTAGCTTCCTCTGTTAGATGGTTGCACCATAATACTTTCATTGAAGCAACCTTTTTTTTACCTCAATTATAgcacttgcctatcaagaatagtgATCAGACCTTCTTCATAAGTTAAGTTTTCATCAAGCTCCACATCTTCAGGCTGAATCTTATGGTTATCATCATGAATATATCGTCTAAGCATAGACGCATGAAACACAGGATGAACCACAGATAGCCTCGGAGGCAAAGTAAGTCTATATGCCACCGAACCGATTCGATCTAAAATCTCATATGGACCAATATACCTCGGACTTACCTTGCCTCTACGCCCGAATCTCATGACTTTTTTCATAGGGAACACTTTCAAAAAGACTTTTTCTTCCTTCATGAACTCCAAATCACGAACTCGTTTATCCGCATACGACTTTTGTCTGCTTTGAGCTGTCCGAAGTCGTTCTCATATCAATGCAACTTTCTCCAAAGCTTGCCGAACCAAATTTGGACCGAATAGTTGTGCTTCACcaggttcaaaccatccaactggtgaatgACACTTACGACCATATAGAGCTTCAAACGGCGCCATTTGTATACTCGATTGAtaattgttattataagcaaactctgctaaCGATAATTGATCGTCCCAATGGCCACCAAAATCAATCGCACAAGCTctaagcatgtcctccaagatctgaataacCCGTTCAGACTGCCCATCTGTTTGTGGATGGAAAGATGTGCTCAACTTAACCTAAGAACCCAATGACTTCTGAAAACACTTCCAAAACTCAGCAGTAAACTGTGCACCCCGATCTGATATTATAGAAATAGGCACGCCATGAAGCCGAACTATCTCACGGAGGTAAATATCTGCTAACTATTCTGCAGTGTGAGTAACTCGAACCGATATAAAATGCGCGAACTTCGTGAGTCTGTCCACAATTACCCATACCGAATCCTGTTTCTTAAAAGTACGTGGCAAcccaaccacaaaatccatagtaatcctTTTACACTTCCACTCCGGGATAATCAAATTCTGTATTACTCCGCCTGGTTTTTGGTGCTCATATtccacctgctgacaatttaagcaACTAGTCATATGTTTCAAAATATCATACTTTATACCTTTTCACCAGTACAATTCATGcaagtcttgatacattttagtagcacctagatgaatagagtaGCGGGAGCTATGAGCCTCTTCAAGGATCAACTTCTTCATGTCACCCACCATGGGAATACACAATCTACCATGTCGATGTAACACCTCTTCACTATCAATAGCAAATGATCGAACGCGacaaatcatacttagacatttcggaatgcctccaaattttgcatacaattcaTAAATCACCATACCGACCTATTCTCAAGATAGGAATCCCAAATAAACATCGAAagcaccaaagtctacttcaaactaAATTTCagaaactctaaaaccttcaaggcgccaactttcaatattaagcgctgaaacgttCCCGGATCATCCGAAACTCGATCCAAACACACgctcaagtctaaaatcatcataccaacctattggaaccatcaaatcctggtttcgaggttgtttactcaaaattttgACTCAAGAaaaaacttggccatcttaggccactattaaggaactaagtgttccgatttcaacctgaacctttccaaaacaaaaacaaccatccccgcaagtcataaaacagtaaaagcacatacggggagtctaaggtgaaacgaccggtcgggttgttgcattttccacctcttaacaaacgttcatcctcgaacgggtctagaatcatacctggagtgctgaataagtgtggatatttgctctgcatgtcttcctcggtctcccaagttaccTCCTCAATTGGTTGACCCCTCAACTGGACCTTTACCGTAGAAATCatcttagacctcaactagcGAAACTGCCTGTCAACAATAATAACTAGCtcttcctcataacccaagctctcatctagctaaaCTGTGCtataatctaacacatgtgacatgtcggtatggtacttccggagcatagacacgtgcataatcggatgaactcccaatagTCTAGGATGGAAAGAAAGCTTGTAAGAAACCTTTCCAATACgcttcaacacctcaaatggaccgatgAGCCTCAAACTCAGCCTGCCCTTCTTTCTAatcctcatgatacccttcatcggcgagacttttaAGAGAACATACATTCTTCCCCACCATAAAtaataaatcacgcgctttctgatccacgCAAGTCTTCTATATAGACTACgtatgcgaagtctctcctgaatcaactttccctatccaaggcatcctttaccaaatcagtaccatataacctagcctcgccggactcaaaccaaccaatgggGGAACGACATCGCCggccatacaaggcctcaaatggagccatctcgatgctggactgataactcttgttataagcaaacttggccaaaggtAAGAATCGATCCTACTGCcatccgaagtcaatcacacatgctctgagcatgtcttccagaatctgaactgtccgcttcGACTgctcgtcggtctgtggatgaaaggccgTGCTGAGCTCTACATAGGTACCCAACTTACtatgtactgctctctagaaatgtgaagtaaactgggggcctctatctgaaatgatggaaataggcacacaaCGCAACCGGACAATCctctgaatataaatctgggccaacctctttaAAGATTacatagtcacaaccggaatgaagtgtgccgacttggtcagtcTATTGACAATGACCCAAATAATATCAAATTTCCTCAACGTCCATGGAAACCCAATTACAAAGTCCacagtaatgcgctcccacttccactctggtataaccatctactaaagtaggccacctagcctctggtgctcatacttaacctgctggtaatttagacatctcgtcacatactcaactatgtgcttcttcatccgccgccaccagtagtgctgcctcaggtcacgatacatcttcgtagaacctagatgaatagaatacagcAAACTGTGCGTCTCCTCTAGAATCACCTCCCTTAggccatcaatattaggaacatATAGGCGActctggagtcgtagaacaccatcatcaccgataGTAATTTCTTCGGCAACACCCCGTAGCACCATCTCTCTAAGAACGAACAAGTgcagatcatcatactgacgagccttgatctactcaaATAATGAAGACTAAGCCACATTATATacaagaactcgactaggctctgaaatatccaacctcaccaGTCTTTTAGCTTAGGActaaatgtccaaagccaatggcctctcctttgctaaaatgaatgccaaacttcCCATACTCTCAgcttttctgctcaaggcatccgcaaccatattcgTCTTGCCCGGGTGAtagaggatagtaatatcatattcctttagtaactcaagccacctgcactGCCGCAGATTAAGGTCCCTCTGCTTAAACAAAAGCTACAAACTGCGATGATTAATGTAGACCTCAcacgacaccccataaagatagtgcctcccgatcatgagagcatgaactatcgcgaccaactccaaatcatgtacggggtaatatttctcgtagggcttcagctgccgtgaagcatatgcaataaaccgcccctcttgcatcaatacataacccaatCCAATatgtgaagcatcgcaatacacagtatacatccctgaaccataGGGTAACACTAACAccagtgttgtagtcaatgcggtcttgagcttctaaaagctctcctcgcaatcatcggaccatctgaacggagcactcttctaggtcaatctagtcaaagtagctgaaatagacgagaagccctccacaaaccgacaataataatctactaatcccaagaaactcctgatcttggtcactgtggtaggacgaggaaacctctgaactgcctcgatcttcttgggatccacctttaTACCCTCAcctaatacaacatgccccacGAAAGCcatagaatctaaccagaactcgcacttagagaacttagcatttagcttttgttcccgcaaggtctgaagcacaatcctcaaatgctgctcgtgatcttccatactacgcgagtagatcaatatgtcattaatgaaaacaatgacaaatgagtcaagatatgacctgaacacccaattcatcaaatccataaacgtcgcacgaatcctcaactgatgatacccaggcctcatagtgcccatatctcgaaactcatagtgcccaattctagaaactcatagtgcccatatctagtccgaaaagtcatctttggaacatccgaagcacgaatcctcagctgatgatacccacaCCTCAGgtagatcttagagaacactctagaacCATgcttgatcaaacaaatcatcaatgcgtggcaatgggtacttattcttaatggtaactttgttcaacttgcggtaatcaatgcacatcctcatattcccatccttattcttcacaaacaataacGGTGtaccctaaggcgacacactcggcatGATGAAACCCTTCGtgagtaactcctcaagttgttcctttaactccttcaacttctTTGAAGCCATGTGGTacagtggaatagagataggctgtgTGCCTGGGACCAAATAAATACTGAAATCGATGTCACAATCTGGTGGCATACctggtagatcagaaggaaatacatcgaaGAACTCCTGCACCACAGGAACTGAATCAATCATAGGAGCCTTcatagtagtatcccgaacatattCCAGATAGGCTAAACaaaccttctcgaccatatgtcgagccttcaagaaagagataacCTGAATAGATGTACTGATagatgaacccctccactccaatctaggcaactctggcattgccaaggtaacagtcttggcatggcaatctagaacGGCATGGCACGAatacaaccagtccatgcctaggatgacctaaaagtcggtcatatcaagcaataaaatatctgccctagtctcataaccatagaaagtcACTACACAGGACCGGTAAACACgattcacaataatagaatcacccactggaATGGGCACATATACAGGAACATCCAAGAACTCACGAGAGACATCCAGATAAAGTGAAAATAGAgaggatacatatgaataagtagacccTGCATCTAATAGTACCAAAGCATCCCTAttacaaacaaaaataatacctgtgatcacgacgtCTAAGACTACTGCATCTGGACTAGCTGGAAAGGCATAAATCCTAGCCAGAGCGCCACctagctggtctccacctctagggtgAACCCTACCCACCTACCTATGCCTCTGGCTAGTCGAACGGGCGGTACGACAGCCGGTGCAGTGATCATGGGCTGATGGCCTTGCTGTACTGCCTTGCCAataagcctggggcaaaacctcctcacatgaccatGCTCCCCGCACTTGTAGCAACCTCTTGGTGTGGAGGACAACTGACCCCGGGTTtgaccctggtgacctgaatacccactagaagaaacTTGAATAGCCGGTGGATGGTTGGTGGTCTCTAGGATGGCGCTAAAATAAGGCCGTGCTGAGCACACCCGAGAAGGTGGTGGTGCTGAATACATGGGCCTGCTAGACTAGCCCCTCATGAAATAACCTATGCCCCCAAATGGGGTGCCACTAAATCCTCCTGAATATCGAGGCTTCTTGTCCCTTCATGTATGCTCTCGGACCTGCTGACGGATACCCTCGATCcttcgagctatctccacaacctgctcgtaagaagtccccatcccAACCTCTCGGTCCATAGTAACCTGGATACCATaatgcaagccaacaataaatctCTGCTCTGTCTCTGCATCTATGGGGATATCCTAAGTGCGTGGCATGACGACTCATAGAATCTAGCATCATAGTCGGTCACAGACATTTGTCCCTGTTGGAGCCGCTCGAACTGACCCCATAACTCTTCCTTCTAAGAGGGTGAAATATATTTCTCCAAAAAAGGACgtatgaactggtcccaagtaaagGGAGTGTTCTTGTTGGCCTGCTATAGAGATAAgattgccaccatctacgggtcTTTCCCTCTAATTGAAATGTGGTGAAGTCTACATCATTGGACTCCAATACTCCCATGTTATGCAGCATGCCCCTACATTGATCAATGAAGTCATGTGgttcctcatgtcgctcaccgccaaagataggaggatgtagcatGGTCCACCTGTCCAACTATTTTTACTGCTCGACGGTCGCGACTGGTCCGGGCTTTGATATAACTACTGCAACTGGCTGCCCCCGCCCGCATGTAGTGCACTTGGGGTCTGGTATACCGCATCAGCATGCCCTGGATCctaagcggtaggggtctgtgctccccatCCCGCATGATATGTGGatgggtctattggaaataacccTGGATGAGTCATCGAATCCAGGAACtacagcatacggcccatgacctcctgaaatcccggtgcagtcaTAAAATCTACCAGGGTCAGCTCAGCTGCAGGCgcctcatcctgctcctcaataacatGATCCTCCATTGGATCCACTGGTAGTACAACAAGAGCAACTCTAGGGAACCCTCGTCCTCTAGCAGGAGCTGCGGCCATCCCTTGGCCTCTACCTCAGCCATTAGCAATGGGGGGAGCAGCCCCTCTTCCACCAGGTACAGTTGCgacgcgcgttctcaccatctgtgagagaataagagaaatatacttagcacaacatcactgctcgatggaagatgaagaaagggaagtttcctaacaccctatagcctctcgaagataagtacagacctctccgaaccgatccgcaagatctactaggcctgctcatgactcgtgagacctatgtgaacctagtgctctgataccaagttgtcacgacccaatttcccactgtaggccatgatggcgcccaacatcgctgttaggcaagccaatggtgaactttccatttaattatttatttttatttcatttaaaaTCACGAATTTTATTAATAATTAGACTAAGTATAAAAAGCCATGGTAATATAAAGCATGAGTAAAACATACGAGTGAAATGGTGATATTAATAGAAACAATTATCAATATCTACTAGAAatttcccaaaactcggtgtcacaagtgcacgagcaatctagtagaatatacaaactaCTACAACTACTGTCCAAAATGAAAAAGGcaaaaatgtaaaataaagaGCAACACGAAGGAGACTCCGAGTGCTGCAAATTAGAGCATGGAGGAGCAgttcaccactaagtctccgggtAATGTGGATGCGCGTCTGATCAGAtaccagatgtacctgcctccATACTTGAACAaattgtgcagaagcgtagcatgattATGTAAACGTGTACCGAACAAGTATCtggcctaacctcaaagaagtagtaatgaggggtcgacatcgatacttactagaggtcaataaataaagtgtaggaattataaataggcatgaaatacaacggTAACAATGAAATAAGAAAACAATAAATAATGTTACTTTAATAGAATATCAATTTAATATCTCTAATTATCACATGTCAATTTTAACAAATAAGAGCCATCAAGTAATTAACAAATCTCAAGTCATGAaggaaatatcaagtataatcggactcctaCCGATATCACGCACGAGTTATGCTGAGGTCATACATCCTGATCTAGAAtaatcgtgtacactgtcgagggtcgacaGGCGTGGACCGTAGATGCATCTTAAATATAttaccgaggtgttcggcccgatccacaggaatagaGAAACTCTACAAGCTACGACCAACGACTACAACACAAGAATAGTACTCAAAGAATGCGTAATTTCCACCAACAATCAAGTATTCCGCCCAAACTCAAGATAATAAAGCTCGGTCTCACAAAATCCCAaattcaatttcaattataaattcaaataattagactaacaagttgggttcaaataatacaagtattgcatggtaaagtcctaagtctaccctaacataagcatgatttttagctacgtacggactcttgtcacttcGTGCATATGTAGCACCAACAATTAttaacaaataacaatttaaacgcctacggggataattccctcttacaaagttaggcaagagacttaccttgtttcCAAGTCCTCTTCCCGGTCCTCAAACCATACTAATATCCTCAAAATAACTCCGGGCAATCCGAAAGAAGCCAAAGGtcatacaaactaatcaatatatgctcaaaagctcataatttaactattagagtaattatctAATCCAATTTGGAAATTCCTACAAgtcaccccaggcccacgtgaCCGAATTTCCGGAAATATTTGTAGATAAATGTTATCTAAAACcttacgaacccaaatatataatttatactcaatatcataatcaatttcgtggtctaatcccatttttaccaaaacctagatttttcaacaaaatcccaaaatttctataatttctatgttaaaatctacccataatctatgtattaaactcacattatatagaaattacttacctcaatatgCTAGGTAAACAatccctctccaagagctccaaaatcggtcAAGAGATgtgagaaatgaagaaaatggcctaagtcccattTATAACTTAAGTCACTGCCCAAACACCCCTTCTTCGCAATCGTGCCCATGCCCAAAAAATGTTCTTTGCGAACGTGATAGGAGCCTCAAGATCGCGAAGGCTTGCGCAGCCAGTGCTTCATGACCCTCAGGCCCcgttccttctacgcgaacacggtAATACCATCATGAATGCGGAGGCCGCTGGTCCCAGGCCTTTGCGAACGTGACCCaaacttcgcgaacgtgaagtcaAAAAATACCCAGTCCCCAAttccttcatcgcaaatgcgataccacCTTCGCGTGGAAATAAACCAGAACTAGCAGTTTCTgcaatttttggacttagctccgggtggtccgaaactcacgcGAGCCACCCAAGACCCCACCCAATTGTACCAAAAAGATcataaacataatacagacctgaTCAAAGCCTTGggacacataaaacaacatcaaaactaataatcgcaccctaaaaccaaattaatcaaacttatgaacttcaaacttctttaaCTAGCTCCGAACGCGATGAATCATACTTACACAACTCGGAATAccttcaaattttgcgtacaatttATAAATCACAATACAGACCTATTCCTAGGCCCGAAAtctcaaacggatatcgatagcaccaaagtctacttcaaactaaatttaaaaaactctaaaaccttcaaggtgccaactttcaacatttagcgccgaaacgctcccggatcatccgAAATTTAATCTGAACATGCCCAAGTCCAAAGTCATCATATAaacctattggaataatcaaattccggttccgatgtcgtttactcaaaatattgactcaagtcaaacttggccatcttaggccactattaaggaactaagtgttcttatttcaacccgaaccctttcaaaatcaaaccaaccatCACCGCAAGTCAtcaaatagtaaaagcacatacgaggagtatTAAATAGAGgaatggggatctagaaagcaaaacaatcGGTTAGGTCGTTACATATTCAAGGCCCAATTGAAACACATGAACGCAAAAAGTTTCCATAGCCTAAAAGGCTACATAGTGACACTAAAGCTAACAATGGAGCCTAAAGATCATGCCAAGAATAATCAACTCAATTACTTCCTAGAAGTTGCAAAATCATGAATTTCATGAAAAGTTTTTTCAAGGAATACATCTAAGTCTAATAGTGTTGGTACCAAACAAATCACAAGTTGACTTTGGAACACCGACactattttattcattactagCTACTACTAAAAAACTAAAACATATTCTCGGTTCAAGTTGCATCTTTGGGAAAGAACCATGGCTAGAAAACTCAAAGAGGTTATTGCTAACTCCTAAGAAAGTATAAAACAAAAGATAGACTAACAATAAAAGTAAAGACTAAAAAGAAAGCATGACATCAATAGTAGCATCAAAAAGTGTCAAGCATAACAAAACTCATCAATACCCCTACCCCACATAAAAAATTGCCTTGCCCTCAATGCAATCAAAACAAGTATAAGGGTAGGGTAAAGAAAACCTCCTCAAGCTAGGGGTGGCGGCCTCTATGCTACGGTTGTAGCCTTGTCAACTCTTAGATAACTTCACTCTAGCTATTCACTTTTAAGCACTTAACCTGCGCACATACTCACACCAAAATTCATCAAAGCAAAAGCTAAAAATAAAGCTACACTAActaaataaaatcaaaataaaagaaacaaagagTAAGAACTTGAGATTCCTCCCAAAAAGTACCTTATTTAATGACATGGCACGACGCAAATTCTAATACCAATCAAGTCATTAGGGGTTTCCCCAATTAAACTTTTGAAATTACTTTTTCTCTATCAAATTGGCCCAAATAATGTCGGATTCTATGCTCATGCACTTTGAAGATTCTAAGACCATCCTCGGATACTAAATCCACAAAACCAAAGGGGTAAACATGTACAACCTTGAATGGTCTTGACCATTTTAATTTCAACTTGCCCGAGAACAACTTAACCTTTAATTGTAAAGAACAGCCAATTCCCCGGGGTGAAACTCCCTTTTTATAATCTTCTTGTCATGGAGGAACTTCATTCTTTGTATGTGCAAAGAAGCACTCTTATATATTTGAAACTATAATTCACCCATTGCATTGAGTTGCAACACTCTTAAGTTCATCACTTCAACATTGCATCGAAGTTTAATGTCTTAATAGTAAAAGGTTTGGTTGGAGGAATAACTCGGTTTTCCAAGTCAAGGGACAACTTCTCAGGCTTGTAAGAATATGAACTGAGTCCCTCCTTGTCCATCACGGTTTCGTTGTAACCTTCCATGGCCTTATTGTTCGATTGAGGAGAACAACTTATAAAGCTTTTTCCATGCAAATATATTCCATGTCATGATCAACCACATCATCCACCATATCAACTACGAATATCACACTATGGTCATGTGGTTGTATTATTGAATTTTAAATATGAAAAATTTCCTCCTCGTCATTCAATCTAAATTTGAGCTCTCCCACCTCTACATCACAAATAGCTCGCCCGGAAGCCAAGAAAGGCCTACCAAGGATGATTGAAATTTCTATATCCACTTCACAATCCAATATTACAAAGTCTACACGGAAATATAAATGGTCCACTTTGACAAGGACATCATCAATGACACCCAATGGTTTCTTTAATGTTTTATCATCCATTAACAATTTCATTGTGGTAGGTCTAGGATAACCACCAAACCTAATTTCTTTAATATGGCATAAGGCACCAAATAGATACTAGCCCCTAAATAACACAAAGCTTTTGTGAAGCTTGTCATCCTAATAACACAAAGGATAGTGAAAGCCCCCGGATCTTCCATCTTTTTAACCCCAGTTTATGAGATGATTGCACTACATTGGTGGATGAGTTTGGTAGTCTCAAAATTAACATTCTTCTTCTTAGTGATGAAGTCCTTTATGAAATTAGCATAACTAGGCATCTTTTCAAGAGCTTTAACAAAAGACACATCGATGGTGATTTGATCCAATTTATCATAGAACATTTGCAATTGGCCTTCTTATTGTTTCTTTGCAAATCTTTGTAGAAACGAA
This region of Nicotiana tomentosiformis chromosome 4, ASM39032v3, whole genome shotgun sequence genomic DNA includes:
- the LOC104088126 gene encoding uncharacterized protein; the protein is MDWLYSCHAVLDCHAKTVTLAMPELPRLEWRGSSISTSIQVISFLKARHMVEKVCLAYLEYVRDTTMKAPMIDSVPVVQEFFDVFPSDLPGMPPDCDIDFSIYLVPGTQPISIPLYHMASKKLKELKEQLEELLTKGFIMPSVSP